The genomic segment AGAAAGTGTAAAGGCACGCATAGGAGTGTTCTTGATTGCCTTCATTACTTAACCAACTCATTTATGTTACAGTTAAGTTGGCCATAAAAATTAATGTTCTGGTGGTAATTGTCTCTCTAATAGGTAATAGAATCTTATTATATCTTACCAGTCTATGCATCATTCGGATTCTAAACTTCTAATCAAGCTATTGATTAGCATGAACAATGGTTAAGGCTATGTTAGGTTACATGGCAGCATTTTTTCAACTCGGAAAAAAAATGGGACATATTTCGTACGGTTAGTGTGCTCTTCCATTTCATGTCAAATGATTAGGTTAGCTAGTAACCAATTTATCTGCCGTCTTTAAGCTGCAACATGGCATTGTAAAGTCTCAAGGAAATAAAAACCCTATAATGTTTCAAATGGTATGTTACAAGTGTTAGCGGCCATTTTTATTTAAGCAAGTGCTTTACCCTTTTACtgttattttatgattatatgTCATCCGGTCATTCTTATCATGCAGGAGTAAGCAATGATGGCCAAATCCGCCACTTCTTTCATCGACCGTCAAAGGCATACACAACTGGAACTAGAAAACGCAGAAAGGTGCACACTGATGAAGATGGAAGTGAAACCAGATGGCACAAAACAGGCAAGACTAGGCAAGTTTTTGCTGGTGGGACAGTCAAGGGATTCAAAAAAATTCTGGTGCTCTACACTAATTATGGGAGGCAAAGGAAACCTGAAAAGACAAGCTGGGTCATGCATCAATACCATCTTGGAgacaatgaagaagagaaagatgGAGAGTTAGTGGTTTCAAAGGTTTTCTATCAAACTCAGCCAAGACAATGTAGTTCAAGCATTAAGGATTCACTTGACAATAAATCGTCAAATCAAAGTGATCTTGTTGATAATCACCCTCTAGCCAAGAACAGTACAGATCTCCTTGAGTTCTATAATCCATCTTATATTTCTTATGATCAGGGGAATTACAGCAGTGAAATCCCACCTCAATTTCTCCCTAATTTGGTTGTTCAAGGTGACGGGTCTCCCTTTACTAGATTAGCTGCAGAGACAAGCAAAGGAAAGCTTCAGAGAAAATGGTGATGAGAGAAAGAGCATTTGGTAGAGCAGAAATGACAAAGACTCCTCCTTTGTGCATGGTTGTTGCTGTTGGTGTGGTGTAACACTCATATAATTTATTAGATTGAGGTTTtagtgagagaaaaaagaagaaaggagaataAGGTGAATGGCTTCTTCAGTTAAAAAGATAATAAGCCACAAGTTCGTAGGAAGCCTTTGCCATGAAGCTCTTTTTTAGTAGTTTTCGAGTGAGAGAACAAGGGAGGTGGTGATATCTTTATACCCGTATAAGGGTGAGGTTAATCACGTTATTGTAGAAAGTGTACAAAGAGAACTTTATTAATTAGCTGAGGAAATATTGAGGGGTTAGCTTGAGTTTCATCGATCATTGTTTACATATACTTTCTTTCATAAGCTTATGCTTGATGAATATTAAGGATGGAAAATAGTTTTAGATTATGGTTTTCctcttcaaaaaatattatttttgatagtCAAgtatgatgttttgtttttccgaTTGCACATTTAATTATCTTGTTCtaaatgtgtgtgtttgtaattttttaatcaaatgcacctttagatttatttaataatgttaGCTAGTTTCTTTTGTTCATCATATGTATTTCTTTTGTTCATCATATGTATTTTAGGTCCCGAGAATGTAGtaacttctatttttaaatattttttaaaagcatatctatcttaaaaaaatatcaaattaatttttttttagtgtttttaaatgattttgttgtgctgaaattaaaaaaaaaatctgaaaaaaattattttaatttatttttaagttaaaagaacttt from the Populus nigra chromosome 9, ddPopNigr1.1, whole genome shotgun sequence genome contains:
- the LOC133703069 gene encoding NAC domain-containing protein 73-like, whose protein sequence is MTWCSNNSVYERAIQLATSSSKEDAFVEAETNEIRRITCPSCGHNFEFQDQGGIIHDLPGLPAGVKFDPTDQEILGHLEAKVLSDKRKLHPLIDEFIPSIEGENGICYTHPENLPGVSNDGQIRHFFHRPSKAYTTGTRKRRKVHTDEDGSETRWHKTGKTRQVFAGGTVKGFKKILVLYTNYGRQRKPEKTSWVMHQYHLGDNEEEKDGELVVSKVFYQTQPRQCSSSIKDSLDNKSSNQSDLVDNHPLAKNSTDLLEFYNPSYISYDQGNYSSEIPPQFLPNLVVQGDGSPFTRLAAETSKGKLQRKW